A window of the Streptomyces albireticuli genome harbors these coding sequences:
- the efeB gene encoding iron uptake transporter deferrochelatase/peroxidase subunit has translation MTDPTKDPTAGVTADATTDTSTEETADAGRGAAAPAPAGPSRRSLLGWGGAGLALGAAAAGGTAAALRTGSDASPAALSGDAVPFHGAHQAGIATAVQDRLHFAAFDVTTSDRDALVKVLREWTAAAARMTAGHEVGEGATGGLDELPPDDTGEALGLKPSRLTLTFGVGPGLFEKDGKDRFGLRDRRPKALVDLPVFPGDNLDAARSGGDLCVQACADDPQVAVHAIRNLARIGMGKVAIRWSQLGFGKTSSTTPDAQTPRNMMGFKDGTRNIAGTDAAALDKHVWVGEKDGPAWMTGGSYVVARRIRMHIETWDRTSLKEQEDIFGRDKAEGAPVGKTRERDEPSLKAMLPDAHVRLAHPDSNNGATILRRGYSFTDGTDGLGRLDAGLFFLAYQRDVRDAFIPLQSRLARNDALNEYIQHVGSAVFAVPPGVRDEDDWWGKALFA, from the coding sequence GCGCCGCTCGCTGCTCGGCTGGGGCGGCGCCGGGCTCGCGCTCGGCGCGGCCGCCGCCGGCGGCACCGCCGCCGCACTGCGCACCGGCTCCGACGCCTCGCCGGCCGCGCTGTCCGGCGACGCGGTGCCCTTCCACGGCGCCCACCAGGCCGGCATCGCCACGGCCGTCCAGGACCGGCTGCACTTCGCGGCCTTCGACGTGACCACCTCCGACCGCGACGCGCTGGTCAAGGTGCTCCGGGAGTGGACGGCCGCCGCCGCGCGGATGACCGCGGGCCACGAGGTCGGCGAGGGCGCGACCGGTGGCCTGGACGAACTCCCGCCGGACGACACCGGCGAGGCGCTCGGCCTCAAGCCGTCCCGCCTGACGCTGACCTTCGGCGTCGGCCCCGGCCTCTTCGAGAAGGACGGCAAGGACCGCTTCGGGCTCCGGGACCGGCGGCCCAAGGCCCTGGTCGACCTGCCGGTCTTCCCCGGCGACAACCTCGACGCCGCCCGCAGCGGCGGCGACCTGTGCGTCCAGGCGTGCGCGGACGACCCGCAGGTCGCGGTGCACGCGATCCGCAACCTCGCCCGGATCGGCATGGGCAAGGTCGCGATCCGCTGGTCGCAGCTGGGCTTCGGCAAGACGTCCTCGACGACCCCGGACGCCCAGACCCCGCGCAACATGATGGGCTTCAAGGACGGCACCCGGAACATCGCGGGCACCGACGCCGCCGCCCTCGACAAGCACGTGTGGGTGGGTGAGAAGGACGGCCCGGCGTGGATGACCGGCGGCTCGTACGTCGTCGCGCGCCGCATCCGGATGCACATCGAGACCTGGGACCGCACCTCGCTCAAGGAGCAGGAGGACATCTTCGGCCGGGACAAGGCCGAGGGCGCCCCCGTGGGGAAGACGCGCGAGCGCGACGAGCCCAGCCTCAAGGCGATGCTGCCGGACGCCCATGTGCGCCTCGCGCACCCCGACAGCAACAACGGGGCGACGATCCTGCGCCGCGGCTACTCCTTCACCGACGGCACGGACGGCCTCGGCCGGCTGGACGCGGGCCTGTTCTTCCTCGCCTACCAGCGGGACGTCCGCGACGCGTTCATCCCGCTCCAGTCGAGGCTCGCGCGCAATGACGCGCTCAACGAATACATCCAGCACGTGGGCTCGGCGGTCTTCGCCGTCCCGCCGGGCGTCCGCGACGAGGACGACTGGTGGGGCAAGGCACTGTTCGCCTGA
- the efeU gene encoding iron uptake transporter permease EfeU translates to MFGNYLIGLREGLEASLVVCILVAYLVKTGRRDALAPVWLGIGTAVLLSLAFGALLQFGSRSMTFEAQELLGGSLSIVAVGLVTWMVFWMRRTARHLKRELHGKLDAALAMGTTALVVTAFLAVGREGLETALFVWTAVEATDDGVRPLVGAVLGLLTAVVLGWLFYRGALRINLARFFTWTGGMLIVVAAGVLAYGFHDLQEAEFLPGLHDRAFDVSEQIPADSWYGTLLKGVFNFQPDPTWVQVAVWALYLVPTLLVFLAPGKVTANRAATEESKPHETPAATSHADHHGGADGTADAGDRVRDGARRAGDPAGGGQG, encoded by the coding sequence GTGTTCGGCAACTATCTGATCGGCCTGCGCGAGGGCCTGGAGGCCAGCCTGGTCGTCTGCATCCTCGTGGCCTACCTGGTGAAGACCGGGCGCCGGGACGCGCTCGCGCCGGTCTGGCTCGGCATCGGCACGGCCGTGCTGCTGAGCCTGGCCTTCGGCGCGCTGCTCCAGTTCGGCTCGCGCAGCATGACGTTCGAGGCGCAGGAACTGCTCGGCGGCTCCCTGTCGATCGTCGCGGTCGGCCTGGTGACCTGGATGGTCTTCTGGATGCGGCGGACCGCGCGGCACCTGAAGCGGGAGCTGCACGGCAAGCTCGACGCGGCGCTGGCCATGGGCACCACCGCGCTGGTCGTCACCGCCTTCCTGGCCGTGGGCCGGGAGGGCCTGGAGACCGCGCTGTTCGTCTGGACCGCGGTGGAGGCCACCGACGACGGCGTACGTCCGCTCGTCGGCGCGGTCCTCGGGCTGCTCACCGCCGTGGTGCTGGGCTGGCTCTTCTACCGGGGCGCCCTGCGCATCAACCTCGCCAGGTTCTTCACCTGGACCGGCGGGATGCTGATCGTGGTGGCGGCGGGCGTGCTGGCCTACGGCTTCCACGACCTCCAGGAGGCGGAGTTCCTGCCGGGCCTGCACGACCGGGCCTTCGACGTCAGCGAGCAGATCCCGGCCGACAGCTGGTACGGCACCCTGCTGAAGGGCGTCTTCAACTTCCAGCCGGACCCGACCTGGGTCCAGGTCGCGGTGTGGGCGCTGTATCTGGTACCCACCCTGCTGGTGTTCCTCGCCCCCGGTAAGGTGACGGCGAACCGAGCCGCCACCGAGGAGTCGAAGCCCCATGAGACGCCGGCCGCCACGTCGCACGCTGATCACCACGGCGGCGCTGACGGCACTGCTGACGCCGGCGACCGGGTGCGTGACGGTGCACGGCGAGCGGGAGATCCTGCCGGCGGTGGACAAGGCTGA
- a CDS encoding bifunctional DNA primase/polymerase, which produces MERKSRFSQWLRRPRSGAGGDTGADAASEAAREELLLAAAAAGFPLAPAAHPSGYGCSCERIGCPTPGRHPVSFAWQTLATTDAEKVTKWLRAQPEANFVTATGIAHDVLDVPLEAGRQALARLTAAGVDVGPVATVAPDRMLFFTATRGTPDDEDEWWPCELDCHPETMDEHPGLRWHCRGSYVLLPPSRVPDGEGVAWLQGQGAERPLPDPLTLLETLTDACAQYAGERPDHHESAAWPIGR; this is translated from the coding sequence ATGGAACGCAAGAGCAGGTTCTCCCAGTGGCTGCGCCGTCCCAGGAGCGGAGCGGGCGGCGATACGGGCGCGGACGCGGCATCGGAGGCCGCCCGCGAGGAACTGCTCCTGGCCGCGGCGGCGGCGGGCTTCCCGCTGGCCCCGGCCGCCCACCCGTCCGGGTACGGCTGTTCGTGCGAGCGGATCGGCTGTCCGACCCCCGGCCGGCACCCCGTCTCCTTCGCCTGGCAGACCCTCGCGACCACGGACGCCGAGAAGGTCACCAAGTGGCTGCGCGCGCAGCCGGAGGCCAATTTCGTCACCGCCACCGGAATCGCCCACGACGTCCTCGACGTCCCCCTGGAAGCCGGCCGGCAGGCCCTGGCCCGGCTGACGGCGGCCGGTGTCGACGTGGGCCCGGTGGCCACGGTCGCCCCCGACCGCATGCTGTTCTTCACCGCCACCCGCGGCACCCCGGACGACGAGGACGAGTGGTGGCCGTGCGAGCTCGACTGCCATCCCGAGACCATGGACGAGCACCCGGGCCTGCGCTGGCACTGCCGGGGCAGCTATGTGCTGCTGCCGCCCTCGCGGGTGCCGGACGGCGAGGGCGTGGCCTGGCTCCAGGGCCAGGGCGCCGAGCGCCCGCTGCCCGACCCGCTGACGCTGCTGGAGACCCTCACCGACGCCTGCGCGCAGTACGCGGGCGAGCGCCCGGACCACCACGAGTCGGCCGCCTGGCCGATCGGACGCTGA
- a CDS encoding TetR/AcrR family transcriptional regulator encodes MVNKTPAAKAPDATRRNERSRRAILDAALEIVGEVGFSKLTIEAIAARAGVGKQTIYRWWPSKAAVLFEACMPEGLDPLTVELPDTGDIEADLKTVLRGTVDELQNPKLEAPTRALSAETQNDHELGRQLTERILEPQLQAYVRRLRSAQEAGQITADIDVRIAVELLVGPLFHRWHTRTLPLTHEYADTVAELALRGLSPR; translated from the coding sequence ATGGTCAACAAGACGCCCGCCGCCAAGGCCCCCGACGCCACCCGCCGCAACGAGCGCTCCCGTCGCGCGATCCTCGACGCGGCGCTGGAGATCGTCGGCGAGGTCGGCTTCTCGAAGCTCACCATCGAGGCCATCGCCGCCCGCGCCGGCGTGGGCAAGCAGACGATCTACCGCTGGTGGCCCTCCAAGGCCGCGGTCCTCTTCGAGGCGTGCATGCCCGAGGGCCTGGACCCGCTCACGGTCGAGCTGCCGGACACCGGCGACATCGAGGCCGACCTCAAGACCGTCCTGCGCGGCACCGTGGACGAGCTCCAGAACCCCAAGCTGGAGGCCCCCACCCGGGCCCTGTCCGCCGAGACGCAGAACGACCACGAGCTCGGCCGGCAGCTCACCGAGCGGATCCTGGAACCCCAGCTCCAGGCGTACGTGCGCCGGCTGCGGTCGGCCCAGGAGGCCGGGCAGATCACCGCGGACATCGATGTGCGGATCGCCGTCGAACTCCTGGTCGGCCCGCTCTTCCACCGCTGGCACACCCGCACCCTGCCGCTCACCCACGAGTACGCCGACACCGTCGCCGAGCTGGCGCTCCGCGGTCTGTCCCCCCGCTGA
- a CDS encoding DUF6243 family protein, giving the protein MTRGSAGNMLGVGGTRSNLSRSALRGAARGGRTGSGTDANAQKRELLRKLREGRDGTAGV; this is encoded by the coding sequence ATGACCAGGGGCAGCGCGGGCAACATGCTCGGAGTCGGCGGCACCCGGAGCAACCTCTCCCGGAGCGCGCTCCGGGGCGCCGCCCGCGGCGGACGCACGGGAAGCGGCACGGACGCGAACGCCCAGAAGCGTGAACTGCTGCGGAAGTTGCGGGAAGGGCGGGACGGAACGGCCGGAGTGTGA
- the ddaH gene encoding dimethylargininase, whose protein sequence is MRIAPRAEAAPRRTTTPRREAAPRRYLMCPPAYFKVTYSINPWMDPDKPVDLPLALAQWEDLRDRYRSLGHTVEELAPRPDLPDMVFAANGATVVDGRVLGARFAHPERAAEAAVHAEWFRAHGYTDVLEPEHINEGEGDFAVTTSWLLAGRGFRSSPLSHPEAQEFFGRPVIGLDLVDPRYYHLDTALSVLDGDEVMYYPGAFSAGSRAVLAHLFPDALIATEEDAAALGLNAVCDGRHVLLPQAAVGLFAPLRERGYEPIGLDLGELLKGGGSVKCCTQELR, encoded by the coding sequence TTGCGTATCGCCCCACGTGCCGAAGCCGCCCCGCGGCGAACGACCACCCCCCGGCGCGAAGCCGCTCCGCGGCGCTATCTGATGTGCCCACCGGCCTACTTCAAGGTCACGTACTCGATCAACCCCTGGATGGACCCGGACAAGCCGGTCGACCTGCCGCTCGCCCTCGCCCAGTGGGAGGACCTGCGCGACCGCTACCGCTCCCTCGGCCACACCGTCGAGGAGCTGGCCCCCAGGCCCGACCTGCCCGACATGGTCTTCGCCGCCAACGGCGCCACCGTCGTCGACGGCCGGGTGCTCGGCGCCCGCTTCGCCCACCCCGAGCGCGCCGCCGAGGCCGCCGTGCACGCGGAGTGGTTCCGCGCCCACGGCTACACCGACGTCCTCGAACCCGAGCACATCAACGAGGGCGAGGGCGACTTCGCCGTCACCACCTCCTGGCTGCTCGCCGGCCGCGGCTTCCGCAGCAGCCCGCTGTCGCACCCCGAGGCCCAGGAGTTCTTCGGCCGCCCCGTCATCGGCCTCGACCTGGTCGACCCGCGCTACTACCACCTGGACACGGCGCTGTCCGTGCTCGACGGCGACGAGGTCATGTACTACCCGGGCGCGTTCTCGGCGGGCAGCCGGGCCGTCCTCGCGCACCTCTTCCCGGACGCCCTGATCGCGACGGAGGAGGACGCCGCCGCGCTCGGGCTCAACGCGGTGTGCGACGGCCGCCATGTGCTGCTGCCGCAGGCTGCCGTGGGCCTCTTCGCCCCCTTGCGCGAGCGGGGCTACGAACCGATCGGGCTCGATCTCGGCGAGCTGCTCAAGGGCGGCGGCAGCGTGAAGTGCTGCACCCAGGAGCTGCGCTGA
- a CDS encoding small ribosomal subunit Rsm22 family protein: MHAPHPHSTGDSPRAVLAELLDGLPPRQAAQAVERLIANYRGRTPTDAPVLRDRSDVLAYAAYRMPATFEAVRAALEAFRDGLPDWEPASHVDIGGGTGAATWAVAAAWAEGRHRTTVLDWAEPALALGAELARGAASESLRTAQWRRQAIGPGLALPDGTDLVTVSYVLGELTEDARRSVTDEAARAARAVVVIEPGTPDGYLRVIEARDRLIAAGFRVVAPCPHSAACPIERGTDWCHFSARVSRSSLHRQVKGGSLPYEDEKFSYVAAVRDLPVPAAPARVVRKPQIRKGQVLLELCTPEDGLTRETVTKRHGALYKIARDTDWGDTWPPEE; this comes from the coding sequence ATGCACGCCCCCCATCCCCACTCCACCGGCGACAGCCCCCGCGCCGTCCTCGCCGAGCTCCTCGACGGCCTGCCGCCCCGGCAGGCCGCGCAGGCCGTCGAACGGCTGATCGCCAACTACCGGGGGCGCACCCCCACGGACGCGCCGGTGCTGCGCGACCGCTCCGACGTCCTCGCCTACGCCGCGTACCGGATGCCCGCGACCTTCGAGGCCGTGCGCGCCGCGCTGGAGGCGTTCCGGGACGGGCTGCCGGACTGGGAGCCCGCCTCGCACGTGGACATCGGTGGTGGCACGGGCGCCGCGACCTGGGCCGTCGCCGCCGCGTGGGCCGAGGGCCGGCACCGCACCACCGTCCTGGACTGGGCGGAGCCCGCCCTCGCCCTCGGCGCGGAGCTGGCCCGCGGCGCCGCCTCCGAGTCGCTGCGCACCGCTCAGTGGCGGCGCCAGGCCATCGGCCCGGGCCTCGCCCTGCCCGACGGCACCGACCTCGTCACCGTCTCCTACGTGCTGGGCGAGCTCACCGAGGACGCCCGCCGGTCGGTCACCGACGAGGCGGCCCGCGCCGCCCGCGCGGTGGTCGTCATCGAGCCGGGCACCCCGGACGGCTATCTGCGGGTCATCGAGGCCCGCGACCGACTGATCGCGGCCGGGTTCCGGGTCGTCGCGCCCTGCCCGCACAGCGCGGCCTGCCCGATCGAGCGCGGCACCGACTGGTGCCACTTCTCGGCCCGGGTGAGCCGTTCCTCGCTGCACCGCCAGGTCAAGGGCGGCTCGCTGCCGTACGAGGACGAGAAGTTCAGCTACGTGGCGGCGGTGCGCGACCTGCCGGTGCCGGCCGCGCCCGCCCGCGTCGTCCGCAAGCCGCAGATCCGCAAGGGCCAGGTCCTGCTGGAGCTGTGCACTCCCGAGGACGGGCTCACCCGCGAGACCGTGACCAAGCGGCACGGCGCGCTCTACAAGATCGCCCGGGACACCGACTGGGGCGACACCTGGCCGCCGGAGGAGTGA
- a CDS encoding multidrug effflux MFS transporter — protein MTDPGTGPGTAEPQHDQKESADPRIPGPGPAEARDPDTPATATTTAAPATAARRTSLLVTLVLGGLTALPPLSMDMYLPALPEVTDALHSPAATVQLTLTACLLGMALGQLVVGPMSDKWGRRRPLLTGMVIYVIATAVCALAPTAGLLIGFRLVQGLAGAAGIVIARAMVRDLYDGVAMARFFSTLMLVSGVAPVVAPLIGGQVMRVTDWRGVFVVLTVIGLLLTLVVWRRLGETLPPARRHAGGLGEALRTMGSLLSDRVFTGYMLAGGFAFAALFAYISASPFVVQDIYGASPQTFSLLFGVNSVGLVLVGQINGKLLIGRVSLDKALAVGLGVITLASVALLLMASGVFGEAGLAPIAAGLFVLMSAMGLAMPNTNAQALMRSRDAAGSASALLGTSTFLLGAVASPLVGIAGEHTAVPMAVVQLVCALAAVGCFVGLCRPWQRTAEEPGAAGTAASR, from the coding sequence ATGACGGACCCCGGCACCGGCCCCGGCACGGCCGAGCCCCAGCACGATCAGAAGGAATCCGCCGACCCCCGGATACCGGGTCCCGGGCCCGCCGAGGCCCGGGACCCGGACACCCCCGCCACCGCGACGACGACCGCCGCCCCGGCCACGGCCGCCCGGCGGACGAGCCTCCTCGTCACGCTCGTCCTCGGCGGCCTCACCGCCCTGCCGCCGCTGTCCATGGACATGTACCTCCCGGCCCTGCCGGAGGTCACCGACGCCCTGCACAGCCCCGCCGCGACCGTCCAGCTCACCCTCACCGCCTGTCTCCTGGGCATGGCACTCGGCCAGCTCGTCGTCGGCCCCATGAGCGACAAGTGGGGACGCCGCCGGCCCCTGCTCACCGGCATGGTGATCTACGTGATCGCCACCGCGGTCTGCGCCCTCGCGCCCACCGCCGGGCTCCTGATCGGCTTCCGGCTCGTCCAGGGTCTGGCCGGCGCCGCCGGCATCGTCATCGCCCGCGCCATGGTCCGTGACCTCTACGACGGCGTCGCCATGGCCCGCTTCTTCTCCACCCTGATGCTGGTCTCCGGCGTCGCCCCCGTCGTCGCCCCCCTCATCGGCGGCCAGGTGATGCGCGTCACCGACTGGCGCGGCGTCTTCGTCGTCCTCACCGTCATCGGGCTGCTCCTCACCCTCGTCGTCTGGCGCCGTCTCGGCGAGACCCTGCCGCCCGCGCGGCGGCACGCCGGCGGCCTCGGCGAGGCCCTGCGCACGATGGGCTCGCTCCTCTCCGACCGGGTCTTCACCGGCTACATGCTCGCGGGCGGCTTCGCCTTCGCCGCGCTCTTCGCCTACATCTCCGCCTCGCCCTTCGTCGTCCAGGACATCTACGGCGCCTCCCCGCAGACCTTCAGCCTGCTCTTCGGCGTCAACTCCGTCGGCCTCGTCCTCGTCGGCCAGATCAACGGCAAGCTGCTGATCGGCCGCGTCAGCCTCGACAAGGCCCTCGCCGTGGGCCTCGGGGTGATCACCCTGGCCTCCGTCGCCCTGCTGCTGATGGCCTCCGGCGTCTTCGGCGAGGCCGGGCTGGCCCCGATCGCCGCCGGGCTGTTCGTCCTGATGTCCGCGATGGGCCTCGCGATGCCCAACACCAACGCCCAGGCCCTGATGCGCTCCCGCGACGCCGCCGGCTCCGCGTCCGCGCTGCTCGGCACGTCCACGTTCCTGCTGGGGGCGGTGGCCTCACCGCTGGTCGGCATCGCGGGCGAGCACACGGCGGTGCCGATGGCCGTGGTGCAGCTGGTGTGCGCGCTGGCGGCGGTGGGATGTTTCGTGGGGCTGTGCCGGCCGTGGCAGCGGACGGCCGAGGAGCCCGGCGCGGCCGGGACCGCCGCCTCGCGGTAG
- a CDS encoding alkaline phosphatase D family protein — translation MTPPTLTENPFTLGVASGDPLPDSVVLWTRLAPRPHEVGNGLPAQGSGVPVQWELSADDTFRRVEQSGTVTAPAQDNHTVHLDLRGLEPDHVYWYRFHAGDWTSPVGRTRTAPDAAALPAEARFGLISCQQYDEGYYTALRHLADEDLDAVFFVGDYIYENAIDARAGARKLTTPLPAYYNHWLVSLDDYRQRYALGRTDPDLQAAHAAHPWYVTWDDHEVENNYAGDISQDNLPADTFRARRAAAYRAYWENMPLRRAQRPDGPAMRLHRRFQYGQLAQFDILDTRQYRSDQAYGDGWKYPGPESENPARTLTGAEQERWLLDGFRSSSALWNVIPQQVCFARRKETTAARSKLSMDAWDGYPASRQRVLAGVEQAGIQNLVVLTGDDHVHYALDIKKDFDDPASRTLGVEFVGTSVSSGFDGEERPDDWSSMMAANPHMKYYDARRGYVVVSFGEERVRADFRTLTGVTRPGAPVSTAASFVSEAGDPGLRPA, via the coding sequence ATGACCCCCCCGACGCTCACCGAGAATCCCTTCACTCTCGGCGTGGCCTCCGGCGACCCGCTGCCGGACTCCGTCGTGCTGTGGACCAGACTCGCCCCCCGCCCGCACGAGGTGGGCAACGGGCTGCCCGCGCAGGGCAGCGGTGTGCCCGTGCAGTGGGAGCTGTCCGCCGACGACACCTTCCGGCGGGTGGAGCAGAGCGGCACCGTCACCGCGCCCGCGCAGGACAACCACACCGTCCACCTCGACCTGCGCGGCCTCGAACCCGACCACGTCTACTGGTACCGGTTCCACGCCGGCGACTGGACCAGCCCCGTCGGCCGCACCCGGACCGCGCCCGACGCCGCCGCGCTGCCCGCCGAGGCGCGGTTCGGGCTGATCTCGTGTCAGCAGTACGACGAGGGTTACTACACCGCGCTGCGCCACCTCGCGGACGAGGACCTCGACGCCGTCTTCTTCGTCGGCGACTACATCTACGAGAACGCCATCGACGCCCGGGCCGGCGCCCGGAAGCTCACCACCCCGCTGCCCGCCTACTACAACCACTGGCTCGTCAGCCTCGACGACTACCGGCAGCGGTACGCGCTCGGCAGGACCGACCCCGACCTCCAGGCCGCGCACGCCGCCCACCCCTGGTACGTCACCTGGGACGACCACGAGGTCGAGAACAACTACGCGGGCGACATCTCGCAGGACAACCTCCCGGCCGACACCTTCCGCGCCCGCCGGGCCGCCGCCTACCGCGCCTACTGGGAGAACATGCCGCTGCGCCGGGCGCAGCGCCCCGACGGTCCCGCCATGCGGCTGCACCGCCGGTTCCAGTACGGGCAGCTGGCCCAGTTCGACATCCTCGACACCCGGCAGTACCGCTCCGACCAGGCCTACGGCGACGGCTGGAAGTACCCCGGCCCCGAGTCCGAGAACCCGGCCCGTACGCTCACCGGCGCCGAGCAGGAGCGCTGGCTCCTCGACGGCTTCCGGTCCTCCTCCGCGCTGTGGAACGTGATCCCCCAGCAGGTCTGCTTCGCCCGGCGCAAGGAGACCACCGCCGCCCGCTCCAAGCTCTCCATGGACGCCTGGGACGGCTACCCCGCCTCCCGGCAGCGCGTCCTGGCGGGCGTCGAGCAGGCCGGCATCCAGAACCTCGTCGTCCTCACCGGCGACGACCACGTCCACTACGCCCTCGACATCAAGAAGGACTTCGACGACCCGGCGTCCCGCACCCTCGGCGTGGAGTTCGTCGGGACCTCCGTCTCCAGCGGCTTCGACGGCGAGGAGCGGCCCGACGACTGGTCCTCGATGATGGCCGCGAACCCGCACATGAAGTACTACGACGCCCGCCGCGGCTATGTGGTCGTCTCCTTCGGCGAGGAGCGGGTCCGCGCCGACTTCCGCACCCTCACGGGCGTCACCAGGCCCGGCGCCCCCGTCAGCACCGCCGCCTCGTTCGTCTCCGAGGCGGGTGACCCCGGGCTCAGACCGGCGTGA
- a CDS encoding heme oxygenase (biliverdin-producing): MDAPATTPFSTLIRTASHEQHTQAENSSFMSDMLGGRLGVDAYRRYTEQLWFVYRALEGGPSAAALAADPVAGPFIRPELARTAELERDLAHLGGPGWQAALRPLPATEAYAARVAECARDWPAGYVAHHYTRYLGDLSGGQIIRGTAEKTWGFARKGDGVRFYVFEAIGNPAAFKREYRELLDALPVDDLEKQRVIDECKRAFALNTAVFQELGREFPLSA; encoded by the coding sequence TTGGACGCGCCCGCCACCACACCGTTCTCCACCCTGATCCGCACCGCCTCGCACGAGCAGCACACCCAGGCGGAGAACTCGTCGTTCATGAGCGACATGCTCGGCGGCCGGCTCGGCGTCGACGCCTACCGCCGCTACACCGAGCAGCTGTGGTTCGTCTACCGCGCCCTGGAGGGCGGCCCGTCGGCCGCGGCCCTCGCGGCCGACCCCGTCGCGGGCCCGTTCATACGGCCCGAGCTGGCCCGCACCGCCGAGCTGGAGCGCGACCTGGCCCACCTGGGCGGCCCCGGCTGGCAGGCGGCCCTGCGCCCGCTGCCCGCCACGGAGGCCTACGCGGCCCGCGTCGCCGAGTGCGCCCGCGACTGGCCCGCCGGCTACGTCGCCCACCACTACACCCGCTACCTCGGCGACCTCTCCGGCGGCCAGATCATCCGCGGCACCGCCGAGAAGACCTGGGGCTTCGCCCGCAAGGGCGACGGCGTCCGGTTCTACGTCTTCGAGGCCATCGGCAACCCGGCCGCCTTCAAGCGGGAGTACCGGGAGCTGCTGGACGCGCTGCCGGTGGACGACCTGGAGAAGCAGCGGGTGATCGACGAGTGCAAGCGCGCGTTCGCGCTGAACACGGCGGTGTTCCAGGAACTGGGGCGGGAGTTCCCGCTCAGCGCGTAG
- the map gene encoding type I methionyl aminopeptidase produces MSGQSLLSPGTLSPTRPVPASIARPEYVGKDAPTPYTGPEIQDAETIERMRIAGGIAARAMEEAAKLIAPGVTTDELDRVAHAYMCDHGAYPSTLGYRGFPKSLCASVNEVICHGIPDSTVLRDGDIVNLDVTAYIGGVHGDNNATYLCGDVDEESRLLVERTREALNRAIKAVRPGRRINVIGRVIESYAKRFGYGVVRDFTGHGINSSFHSGLIVPHYDSPHHDTLIQPGMTFTIEPMLTLGTYEYDMWEDGWTVVTKDRKRTAQFEHTLVVTDSGAEILTLP; encoded by the coding sequence ATGTCTGGCCAGTCGCTTCTCAGCCCGGGGACCCTCTCCCCCACCCGTCCCGTCCCCGCGTCGATCGCTCGTCCCGAGTACGTCGGCAAGGACGCGCCCACCCCTTACACCGGTCCCGAGATCCAGGACGCCGAGACGATCGAGCGGATGCGGATCGCGGGCGGCATCGCCGCGCGGGCGATGGAGGAGGCGGCGAAGCTCATCGCGCCGGGCGTGACGACGGACGAGCTCGACCGCGTGGCGCACGCGTACATGTGCGACCACGGCGCCTACCCGTCGACGCTGGGCTACCGGGGCTTCCCCAAGTCGCTGTGCGCGTCGGTCAACGAGGTGATCTGCCACGGCATCCCGGACTCGACCGTGCTGCGCGACGGCGACATCGTGAACCTCGACGTGACGGCGTACATCGGCGGCGTGCACGGCGACAACAACGCCACCTACCTGTGCGGCGACGTGGACGAGGAGTCCCGGCTGCTGGTGGAGCGCACGCGCGAGGCGCTGAACCGGGCGATCAAGGCGGTCAGGCCGGGCCGCCGGATCAATGTCATCGGCCGTGTCATCGAGTCGTACGCCAAACGCTTCGGCTACGGGGTGGTCCGCGACTTCACCGGCCACGGCATCAACTCGTCCTTCCACTCCGGCCTGATCGTCCCGCACTACGACAGCCCGCACCACGACACGCTCATCCAGCCCGGCATGACGTTCACGATCGAGCCGATGCTGACGCTGGGCACGTACGAGTACGACATGTGGGAGGACGGCTGGACGGTCGTCACCAAGGACCGGAAGCGGACGGCGCAGTTCGAGCACACGCTGGTGGTGACGGACAGCGGGGCGGAGATCCTCACGCTGCCGTGA